The Antedon mediterranea chromosome 11, ecAntMedi1.1, whole genome shotgun sequence genome window below encodes:
- the LOC140063138 gene encoding uncharacterized protein: MLRPRATNLLRTVNRTLHQYFKMATNANPRVSTVFDNLNLHAIGSEGSELKLKPVVLFIPWMGSTKKAEDKFRSLYHSRGYDTLTYYTNPKYFLWPNSAMKPSSQLLDFMDEKTSCPVIVHGFSIGAYFYAVMLRHLLDDTTKWLSFRQRVKGQIFDSLTIGSVKNMVDGVARFSTSNKIAQKTIILSLLGYFKLTKKQTKDIFDKMIDAFYNNPMSCMGFLTFFSKVDPLCDYESMIKLIEYWEKRNIKVQYKCWDDTPHCRHYQGHKDEYELLLDQYLSNLKLPSTMAKL, from the exons ATGCTTCGGCCTAGGGCAACTAATTTG TTAAGAACTGTCAACCGAACATTACACCAGTACTTCAAGATGGCCACCAACGCAAATCCAAGGGTTTCAACTGTCTTTGACAACTTGAATCTTCATGCAATTGGGTCAGAGG GTAGTGAACTGAAACTGAAAccagttgttttgtttataccGTGGATGGGATCTACAAAGAAGGCTGAGGATAAATTTAGATCTTTATACCATAGCCGTGGGTATGACACGCTAACATATTACACCAATCCTAAATACTTCTTATGGCCAAACAGTGCCATGAAACCTTCATCTCAGCTACTGGATTTTATGGATGAGAAGACTTCATGTCCAGTGATAGTTCATGGTTTCTCCATTGGAGCATACTTCTATGCAGTCATGCTGCGTCACTTGCTGGATGACACAACCAAATGGCTGTCTTTTCGGCAACGGGTTAAGGGTCAGATATTTGACAGTTTGACCATTGGATCTGTAAAAAACATGGTCGATGGAGTAGCAAGATTCTCAACGTCAAACAAAATAGCACAAAAAACTATCATTCTTTCTTTATTAGGGTATTTTAAGTTAACAAAGAAGCAAACCAAAGACATATTTGATAAGATGATCGATGCTTTTTATAACAACCCTATGTCATGTATGGGATTCCTAACGTTCTTTTCAAAGGTTGACCCACTTTGTGACTATGAATCTATGATTAAGCTCATAGAGTACTGGGAGAAAAGGAATATAAAGGTACAGTACAAGTGCTGGGATGACACGCCCCACTGTAGACATTATCAAGGACACAAAGATGAATATGAGTTACTGCTTGATCAGTACTTGTCAAATTTAAAACTTCCATCAACTATGGCAAAATTATAA